A genomic stretch from Prionailurus bengalensis isolate Pbe53 chromosome E2, Fcat_Pben_1.1_paternal_pri, whole genome shotgun sequence includes:
- the LOC122493772 gene encoding sialic acid-binding Ig-like lectin 11 isoform X3, with translation MALSLLLALLWGGSQAQAPGFSLQVQSVVMVQEGLCVHVPCTLSYPRIGWTEDTPALGSWFVVGTDTNKGRPVATNKQDQEQGGSGGRFQLTGDPRNRSCSLLIRDAQAEDSAQYFFRVERGSYVRYNFVESPLYLEVTALTQKPDVYVPETLEAGRRATLICVFNWAFEECPAPTFSWMGAAVTTPGPGRKSSYFSVLSLTPRPQDHGTHLTCRVDFSRKGVSTETTVQLNVTHVPKDLVISVSRAKASAPEPQGDSPHLEVQKGQFLQLVCASESQSPATLSWALEDRILSWSHPWTPGPLALVLTRVMPGDSGCYTCRAENGRGSQSRTLNLSVKYAPENLRVMALQANRTVLENLGNGTSLPALEGQSLRLLCVAHSNPPAQLSWALRGQTLSPSQPADPGILELPQIQTEHEGVLTCRAQNSLGSQHVSLLLSVVYKKGLLSKALGGGIFLGMGITTLLFLCLILVTKTLRKKQAQAGTLAHTGTPAHAGAPPQAGAPPKPKATRRSTILDYINVVPNPGPLARNRNRNQNRKAMPSSPSQASPPGALSQECKKNQKELHAAPHTCPGPRSSTQASESESNQENLHYAALTFSGLRPWDTRESKDTGPEYEDIKFH, from the exons ATGGCCCTGTCACTGCTGTTGGCCCTGCTGTGGGGCG GGTCTCAGGCTCAGGCCCCAGGATTCTCCCTGCAAGTGCAGAGCGTGGTGATGGTGCAGGAGggcctgtgtgtgcacgtgccctGCACCCTCTCCTACCCCCGGATAGGCTGGACGGAGGACACCCCCGCCCTCGGCTCCTGGTTCGTGGTGGGGACAGACACGAACAAGGGAAGACCGGTGGCCACAAACAAGCAGGATCAAGAGCAAGGTGGCTCCGGGGGCCGGTTCCAGCTCACTGGGGATCCCCGGAACCGCAGCTGCTCCTTGCTGATCAGAGACGCCCAGGCGGAGGACTCGGCACAGTACTTCTTTCGGGTGGAGAGAGGCAGTTACGTGCGGTATAATTTCGTGGAAAGCCCGCTCTATCTGGAAGTGACAG CCCTGACACAGAAGCCCGATGTCTACGTCCCAGAGACCCTGGAAGCAGGGCGCCGGGCGACACTCATCTGTGTGTTTAACTGGGCCTTTGAGGAATGTCCAGCCCCTACTTTCTCCTGGATGGGGGCCGCCGTCACCACCCCAGGGCCCGGACGCAAATCCTCCTACTTCTCAGTGCTTTCTCTCACACCGAGACCCCAGGACCACGGCACCCACCTCACGTGCCGGGTAGACTTCTCCAGAAAGGGCGTGAGCACAGAGACAACCGTTCAACTTAACGTCACCC ATGTCCCCAAAGACCTAGTTATCAGCGTTTCCAGAGCCAAGGCATCAG CCCCGGAGCCCCAGGGAGACAGCCCACATCTGGAAGTCCAGAAAGGCCAGTTCCTGCAGCTGGTCTGTGCTTCCGAGAGCCAGTCCCCTGCCACCCTGAGCTGGGCCCTGGAGGACAGAATCCTCTCTTGGTCTCACCCCTGGACCCCCGGCCCCCTGGCTCTGGTGCTGACCCGGGTGATGCCTGGGGATTCAGGCTGCTACACCTGCCGAGCGGAGAACGGGCGTGGCTCCCAGAGCCGCACCCTGAACCTCTCCGTGAAGT ATGCCCCAGAGAACCTGAGAGTGATGGCCCTACAAGCAAACAGGACAG TCCTGGAAAACCTTGGGAATGGCACGTCCCTCCCAGCCCTGGAGGGCCAAAGCTTGCGTCTGCTCTGTGTCGCCCACAGCAACCCCCCAGCCCAGCTGAGCTGGGCCCTGCGGGGACAGACTCTGAGCCCCTCCCAGCCCGCAGACCCCGGGATCCTGGAGCTGCCTCAGATACAAACGGAGCATGAAGGAGTCCTCACCTGCCGAGCTCAGAACTCGCTGGGCTCCCAGCAcgtctccctgcttctctctgtggTCT ATAAGAAGGGACTCCTCTCAAAGGCGTTGGGTGGCGGAATATTTCTGGGAATGGGCATCACGACGCTCCTTTTCCTCTGCCTCATCCTGGTCAC GAAGACTCTGAGGAAGAAACAGGCCCAGGCAGGGACTCTGGCCCACACAGGGACTCCGGCCCACGCAGGGGCTCCGCCCCAGGCAGGGGCTCCGCCGAAGCCCAAGGCCACGCGGAGAAGCACGATTCTGGACTACATCAACGTGGTCCCCAATCCTGGTCCCCTG GCTCGCAATCGCAATCGGAACCAGAACCGGAAGGCCATGCCGAGCAGCCCTTCCCAGGCCTCTCCTCCAGGCGCTCTCTCCCAGGAATGTAAGAAAAACCAGAAGGAGCTACATGCTGCTCCCCACACTTGTCCAGGACCCAGATCATCCACGCAAGCCTCAGAATCAGAGAGTAACCAAGAGAATCTCCATTATGCTGCCCTCACCTTCTCGGGCCTCAGACCCTGGGACACCCGGGAGTCCAAGGACACAGGCCCAGAGTATGAGGACATCAAGTTTCACTGA
- the LOC122493772 gene encoding sialic acid-binding Ig-like lectin 10 isoform X1 gives MALSLLLALLWGGSQAQAPGFSLQVQSVVMVQEGLCVHVPCTLSYPRIGWTEDTPALGSWFVVGTDTNKGRPVATNKQDQEQGGSGGRFQLTGDPRNRSCSLLIRDAQAEDSAQYFFRVERGSYVRYNFVESPLYLEVTALTQKPDVYVPETLEAGRRATLICVFNWAFEECPAPTFSWMGAAVTTPGPGRKSSYFSVLSLTPRPQDHGTHLTCRVDFSRKGVSTETTVQLNVTHVPKDLVISVSRAKASAPEPQGDSPHLEVQKGQFLQLVCASESQSPATLSWALEDRILSWSHPWTPGPLALVLTRVMPGDSGCYTCRAENGRGSQSRTLNLSVKYAPENLRVMALQANRTVLENLGNGTSLPALEGQSLRLLCVAHSNPPAQLSWALRGQTLSPSQPADPGILELPQIQTEHEGVLTCRAQNSLGSQHVSLLLSVVCPPRLLGPSCSWEGEALGCTCSARARPAPTLSWRLGEGLLEGNHSDASLTVTSSSEGPWANSSLSLRGPLGSGLRLSCEARNAHGEQSAAVLLLPDKKGLLSKALGGGIFLGMGITTLLFLCLILVTKTLRKKQAQAGTLAHTGTPAHAGAPPQAGAPPKPKATRRSTILDYINVVPNPGPLARNRNRNQNRKAMPSSPSQASPPGALSQECKKNQKELHAAPHTCPGPRSSTQASESESNQENLHYAALTFSGLRPWDTRESKDTGPEYEDIKFH, from the exons ATGGCCCTGTCACTGCTGTTGGCCCTGCTGTGGGGCG GGTCTCAGGCTCAGGCCCCAGGATTCTCCCTGCAAGTGCAGAGCGTGGTGATGGTGCAGGAGggcctgtgtgtgcacgtgccctGCACCCTCTCCTACCCCCGGATAGGCTGGACGGAGGACACCCCCGCCCTCGGCTCCTGGTTCGTGGTGGGGACAGACACGAACAAGGGAAGACCGGTGGCCACAAACAAGCAGGATCAAGAGCAAGGTGGCTCCGGGGGCCGGTTCCAGCTCACTGGGGATCCCCGGAACCGCAGCTGCTCCTTGCTGATCAGAGACGCCCAGGCGGAGGACTCGGCACAGTACTTCTTTCGGGTGGAGAGAGGCAGTTACGTGCGGTATAATTTCGTGGAAAGCCCGCTCTATCTGGAAGTGACAG CCCTGACACAGAAGCCCGATGTCTACGTCCCAGAGACCCTGGAAGCAGGGCGCCGGGCGACACTCATCTGTGTGTTTAACTGGGCCTTTGAGGAATGTCCAGCCCCTACTTTCTCCTGGATGGGGGCCGCCGTCACCACCCCAGGGCCCGGACGCAAATCCTCCTACTTCTCAGTGCTTTCTCTCACACCGAGACCCCAGGACCACGGCACCCACCTCACGTGCCGGGTAGACTTCTCCAGAAAGGGCGTGAGCACAGAGACAACCGTTCAACTTAACGTCACCC ATGTCCCCAAAGACCTAGTTATCAGCGTTTCCAGAGCCAAGGCATCAG CCCCGGAGCCCCAGGGAGACAGCCCACATCTGGAAGTCCAGAAAGGCCAGTTCCTGCAGCTGGTCTGTGCTTCCGAGAGCCAGTCCCCTGCCACCCTGAGCTGGGCCCTGGAGGACAGAATCCTCTCTTGGTCTCACCCCTGGACCCCCGGCCCCCTGGCTCTGGTGCTGACCCGGGTGATGCCTGGGGATTCAGGCTGCTACACCTGCCGAGCGGAGAACGGGCGTGGCTCCCAGAGCCGCACCCTGAACCTCTCCGTGAAGT ATGCCCCAGAGAACCTGAGAGTGATGGCCCTACAAGCAAACAGGACAG TCCTGGAAAACCTTGGGAATGGCACGTCCCTCCCAGCCCTGGAGGGCCAAAGCTTGCGTCTGCTCTGTGTCGCCCACAGCAACCCCCCAGCCCAGCTGAGCTGGGCCCTGCGGGGACAGACTCTGAGCCCCTCCCAGCCCGCAGACCCCGGGATCCTGGAGCTGCCTCAGATACAAACGGAGCATGAAGGAGTCCTCACCTGCCGAGCTCAGAACTCGCTGGGCTCCCAGCAcgtctccctgcttctctctgtggTCT GCCCCCCGCGGCTGCTCGGCCCCTCCTGCTCCTGGGAGGGCGAGGCGCTGGGCTGCACCTGCTCCGCCAGAGCCCGGCCGGCCCCTACCCTGAGCtggcggctgggggaggggctgctggaggggaacCACAGCGACGCTTCCTTGACCGTCACCTCCAGCTCCGAGGGGCCCTGGGCCAACAGCTCCCTGAGCCTCAGGGGACCGCTGGGCTCTGGCCTCAGACTCAGCTGCGAGGCCCGGAATGCACATGGGGAACAGAGCGCCGCGGTCCTGCTGTTGCCAG ATAAGAAGGGACTCCTCTCAAAGGCGTTGGGTGGCGGAATATTTCTGGGAATGGGCATCACGACGCTCCTTTTCCTCTGCCTCATCCTGGTCAC GAAGACTCTGAGGAAGAAACAGGCCCAGGCAGGGACTCTGGCCCACACAGGGACTCCGGCCCACGCAGGGGCTCCGCCCCAGGCAGGGGCTCCGCCGAAGCCCAAGGCCACGCGGAGAAGCACGATTCTGGACTACATCAACGTGGTCCCCAATCCTGGTCCCCTG GCTCGCAATCGCAATCGGAACCAGAACCGGAAGGCCATGCCGAGCAGCCCTTCCCAGGCCTCTCCTCCAGGCGCTCTCTCCCAGGAATGTAAGAAAAACCAGAAGGAGCTACATGCTGCTCCCCACACTTGTCCAGGACCCAGATCATCCACGCAAGCCTCAGAATCAGAGAGTAACCAAGAGAATCTCCATTATGCTGCCCTCACCTTCTCGGGCCTCAGACCCTGGGACACCCGGGAGTCCAAGGACACAGGCCCAGAGTATGAGGACATCAAGTTTCACTGA
- the CLDND2 gene encoding claudin domain-containing protein 2 isoform X2, whose product MGMKRRLQSGGTLLGFLAQILTILSTATNYWIHYPGGHSGLWKECNGGICSNIPCQTMLAVAGACMVLAACSAVVGLVMGLRILCHEGDSRGQTMSGTFFLCGLLLLIALTGYTVKNAWKNDVFFSWSYFSGWLALPFSILAGFCFLLADMIVQSTDAISGFPVCL is encoded by the exons ATGGGGATGAAGCGGCGCCTTCAGAGCGGGGGCACCTTGCTGGGCTTCTTGGCCCAAATCCTCACGATTCTCTCCACTGCCACCAACTACTGGATTCACTACCCTGGGGGCCACAGTGGCCTTTGGAAGGAGTGTAATGGCGGCATCTGCTCCAACATCCCCTGCCAGA CCATGCTGGCGGTGGCGGGCGCGTGCATGGTGCTGGCGGCGTGCTCTGCCGTCGTGGGTTTGGTGATGGGGCTGCGGATTCTGTGCCACGAGGGTGACTCGCGGGGCCAGACTATGAGCGGCACCTTCTTCCTCTGCG ggctgctgctgctgatcGCCCTGACAGGCTACACCGTCAAGAACGCGTGGAAAAACGACGTCTTCTTCTCATGGTCCTATTTTTCGGGGTGGCTGGCTTTACCCTTCTCTATTCTCGCGG GCTTCTGCTTTCTGCTGGCGGACATGATCGTGCAGAGCACGGACGCCATCAGCGGATTCCCCGTGTGCTTGTGA
- the LIM2 gene encoding lens fiber membrane intrinsic protein, whose protein sequence is MYSFMGGGLFCAWVGTILLVVATATDHWMQYRLSGSFAHQGLWRYCLGNKCYLQTESIAYWNATRAFMILSSLCATSGIIMGILAFAQQPAFTRLSRPFSAGILFFASTFFVLLALAIYTGVTVSFLGRRFGDWRFSWSYILGWVALLMTFFAGIFYMCAYRMHECRRLSAPR, encoded by the exons ATGTACAGCTTCATGGGTGGCGGCCTCTTCTGTGCCTGGGTGGGGACCATCCTCCTGGTGGTGGCCACAGCGACAGATCACTGGATGCAGTACCGGCTGTCCGGGTCCTTCGCCCACCAGGGCCTGTGGCGGTATTGTCTGGGCAACAAGTGCTACCTGCAGACAGAGAGCATCG CTTACTGGAACGCCACCCGGGCCTTCATGATCCTGTCGTCCCTGTGCGCCACCTCGGGCATCATCATGGGTATCCTGGCCTTTGCTCAGCAGCCCGCCTTCACACGCCTCTCCCGGCCCTTCTCCGCGGGCATCCTGTTTTTCGCCTCCA ccTTTTTTGTCCTGTTGGCCTTGGCCATTTACACTGGAGTCACTGTCAGCTTCCTCGGTCGCCGCTTCGGGGACTGGCGTTTTTCCTGGTCTTACATCCTGGGCTGGGTGGCCTTGCTCATGACCTTCTTCGCAG GGATTTTCTACATGTGTGCCTACCGGATGCACGAATGTCGGCGCCTGTCTGCTCCCCGCTGA
- the LOC122493772 gene encoding sialic acid-binding Ig-like lectin 10 isoform X2 gives MALSLLLALLWGGSQAQAPGFSLQVQSVVMVQEGLCVHVPCTLSYPRIGWTEDTPALGSWFVVGTDTNKGRPVATNKQDQEQGGSGGRFQLTGDPRNRSCSLLIRDAQAEDSAQYFFRVERGSYVRYNFVESPLYLEVTVLSLTPRPQDHGTHLTCRVDFSRKGVSTETTVQLNVTHVPKDLVISVSRAKASAPEPQGDSPHLEVQKGQFLQLVCASESQSPATLSWALEDRILSWSHPWTPGPLALVLTRVMPGDSGCYTCRAENGRGSQSRTLNLSVKYAPENLRVMALQANRTVLENLGNGTSLPALEGQSLRLLCVAHSNPPAQLSWALRGQTLSPSQPADPGILELPQIQTEHEGVLTCRAQNSLGSQHVSLLLSVVCPPRLLGPSCSWEGEALGCTCSARARPAPTLSWRLGEGLLEGNHSDASLTVTSSSEGPWANSSLSLRGPLGSGLRLSCEARNAHGEQSAAVLLLPDKKGLLSKALGGGIFLGMGITTLLFLCLILVTKTLRKKQAQAGTLAHTGTPAHAGAPPQAGAPPKPKATRRSTILDYINVVPNPGPLARNRNRNQNRKAMPSSPSQASPPGALSQECKKNQKELHAAPHTCPGPRSSTQASESESNQENLHYAALTFSGLRPWDTRESKDTGPEYEDIKFH, from the exons ATGGCCCTGTCACTGCTGTTGGCCCTGCTGTGGGGCG GGTCTCAGGCTCAGGCCCCAGGATTCTCCCTGCAAGTGCAGAGCGTGGTGATGGTGCAGGAGggcctgtgtgtgcacgtgccctGCACCCTCTCCTACCCCCGGATAGGCTGGACGGAGGACACCCCCGCCCTCGGCTCCTGGTTCGTGGTGGGGACAGACACGAACAAGGGAAGACCGGTGGCCACAAACAAGCAGGATCAAGAGCAAGGTGGCTCCGGGGGCCGGTTCCAGCTCACTGGGGATCCCCGGAACCGCAGCTGCTCCTTGCTGATCAGAGACGCCCAGGCGGAGGACTCGGCACAGTACTTCTTTCGGGTGGAGAGAGGCAGTTACGTGCGGTATAATTTCGTGGAAAGCCCGCTCTATCTGGAAGTGACAG TGCTTTCTCTCACACCGAGACCCCAGGACCACGGCACCCACCTCACGTGCCGGGTAGACTTCTCCAGAAAGGGCGTGAGCACAGAGACAACCGTTCAACTTAACGTCACCC ATGTCCCCAAAGACCTAGTTATCAGCGTTTCCAGAGCCAAGGCATCAG CCCCGGAGCCCCAGGGAGACAGCCCACATCTGGAAGTCCAGAAAGGCCAGTTCCTGCAGCTGGTCTGTGCTTCCGAGAGCCAGTCCCCTGCCACCCTGAGCTGGGCCCTGGAGGACAGAATCCTCTCTTGGTCTCACCCCTGGACCCCCGGCCCCCTGGCTCTGGTGCTGACCCGGGTGATGCCTGGGGATTCAGGCTGCTACACCTGCCGAGCGGAGAACGGGCGTGGCTCCCAGAGCCGCACCCTGAACCTCTCCGTGAAGT ATGCCCCAGAGAACCTGAGAGTGATGGCCCTACAAGCAAACAGGACAG TCCTGGAAAACCTTGGGAATGGCACGTCCCTCCCAGCCCTGGAGGGCCAAAGCTTGCGTCTGCTCTGTGTCGCCCACAGCAACCCCCCAGCCCAGCTGAGCTGGGCCCTGCGGGGACAGACTCTGAGCCCCTCCCAGCCCGCAGACCCCGGGATCCTGGAGCTGCCTCAGATACAAACGGAGCATGAAGGAGTCCTCACCTGCCGAGCTCAGAACTCGCTGGGCTCCCAGCAcgtctccctgcttctctctgtggTCT GCCCCCCGCGGCTGCTCGGCCCCTCCTGCTCCTGGGAGGGCGAGGCGCTGGGCTGCACCTGCTCCGCCAGAGCCCGGCCGGCCCCTACCCTGAGCtggcggctgggggaggggctgctggaggggaacCACAGCGACGCTTCCTTGACCGTCACCTCCAGCTCCGAGGGGCCCTGGGCCAACAGCTCCCTGAGCCTCAGGGGACCGCTGGGCTCTGGCCTCAGACTCAGCTGCGAGGCCCGGAATGCACATGGGGAACAGAGCGCCGCGGTCCTGCTGTTGCCAG ATAAGAAGGGACTCCTCTCAAAGGCGTTGGGTGGCGGAATATTTCTGGGAATGGGCATCACGACGCTCCTTTTCCTCTGCCTCATCCTGGTCAC GAAGACTCTGAGGAAGAAACAGGCCCAGGCAGGGACTCTGGCCCACACAGGGACTCCGGCCCACGCAGGGGCTCCGCCCCAGGCAGGGGCTCCGCCGAAGCCCAAGGCCACGCGGAGAAGCACGATTCTGGACTACATCAACGTGGTCCCCAATCCTGGTCCCCTG GCTCGCAATCGCAATCGGAACCAGAACCGGAAGGCCATGCCGAGCAGCCCTTCCCAGGCCTCTCCTCCAGGCGCTCTCTCCCAGGAATGTAAGAAAAACCAGAAGGAGCTACATGCTGCTCCCCACACTTGTCCAGGACCCAGATCATCCACGCAAGCCTCAGAATCAGAGAGTAACCAAGAGAATCTCCATTATGCTGCCCTCACCTTCTCGGGCCTCAGACCCTGGGACACCCGGGAGTCCAAGGACACAGGCCCAGAGTATGAGGACATCAAGTTTCACTGA
- the CLDND2 gene encoding claudin domain-containing protein 2 isoform X1, translating to MGMKRRLQSGGTLLGFLAQILTILSTATNYWIHYPGGHSGLWKECNGGICSNIPCQTMLAVAGACMVLAACSAVVGLVMGLRILCHEGDSRGQTMSGTFFLCGLLLLIALTGYTVKNAWKNDVFFSWSYFSGWLALPFSILAGNLDSGKRVEETALSTPLPIDSPSPSQGLPSTLRSRLPHTRQDRP from the exons ATGGGGATGAAGCGGCGCCTTCAGAGCGGGGGCACCTTGCTGGGCTTCTTGGCCCAAATCCTCACGATTCTCTCCACTGCCACCAACTACTGGATTCACTACCCTGGGGGCCACAGTGGCCTTTGGAAGGAGTGTAATGGCGGCATCTGCTCCAACATCCCCTGCCAGA CCATGCTGGCGGTGGCGGGCGCGTGCATGGTGCTGGCGGCGTGCTCTGCCGTCGTGGGTTTGGTGATGGGGCTGCGGATTCTGTGCCACGAGGGTGACTCGCGGGGCCAGACTATGAGCGGCACCTTCTTCCTCTGCG ggctgctgctgctgatcGCCCTGACAGGCTACACCGTCAAGAACGCGTGGAAAAACGACGTCTTCTTCTCATGGTCCTATTTTTCGGGGTGGCTGGCTTTACCCTTCTCTATTCTCGCGGGTAACCTGGACAGCGGGAAGAGGGTGGAGGAGACTGCCCTGAGCACACCCCTCCCCATAGACTCCCCGTCGCCCTCCCAGGGACTCCCCAGCACACTCCGCTCCCGACTCCCGCACACCCGGCAGGATCGCCCTTAG
- the NKG7 gene encoding protein NKG7, translated as MELCRSLALFTGCLGLVSILIALSTDFWFVAMGPNFSFHSGLWPEGFHNMVAAYIHVTQSFSILAALCGLVSVILMVLSYIPSVSIPGRGPLASSVTAFVAAIFVMVAMVVYTSERWNQSQHPQIQSFFSWSFYLGWVSMILFLCAGSLSLGAHCNAPRPGYDTL; from the exons ATGGAGCTCTGTCGGTCCTTGGCCTTATTCACTGGCTGCCTGGGCCTGGTGTCCATCCTGATCGCTTTGAGCACGGATTTCTGGTTCGTGGCCATGGGGCCTAACTTTTCATTTCACTCGGGCCTCTGGCCAGAGGGGTTTCACAATATGGTGGCAG CCTACATCCACGTGACACAGAGCTTCAGCATTCTGGCCGCCCTGTGTGGCCTGGTGTCGGTGATCCTCATGGTCCTGTCCTACATCCCCTCAGTGTCCATTCCAGGCCGCGGGCCCCTTGCCTCCTCTGTCACAGCCTTTGTTGCAG CCATCTTCGTGATGGTGGCCATGGTCGTCTACACCAGTGAGCGGTGGAACCAGTCCCAACACCCCCAGATCCAGTCTTTCTTCTCCTGGTCTTTCTACCTGGGCTGGGTTTCGATGATTCTCTTCCTCTGTGCAG GTAGCCTGAGTCTGGGTGCTCATTGCAATGCCCCCCGGCCTGGCTATGACACCTTGTGA
- the CE2H19orf84 gene encoding uncharacterized protein C19orf84 homolog — translation MEQQEEGTGPEGNNPSLPSPGPEPWPSGPFPALPPFPLGTPDPAHLGLPESLASVTVPIRLDALSYLLHSALLGAYTFQQSLPSCPCSSQACCSQPGTATRPSRGRGGWDIRRRPGRGQGQPRWGPRRVEQPEKGWRGGSGAGPKTPPVMPASPPRLPAQDGKTEAGGRETPQDMPTAAAENWDSEY, via the exons ATGGAACAGCAGGAGGAAGGGACTGGGCCCGAAGG GAACAACCCGTCCCTGCCATCACCTGGGCCTGAGCCGTGGCCCTCTGGGCCATTCCCAGCCTTGCCGCCTTTTCCCCTGGGGACCCCAGATCCAGCCCACCTGGGGCTCCCTGAGAGCTTGGCCTCTGTCACCGTCCCCATCCGTCTGGACGCCCTCTCCTACCTCCTGCACAGTGCCCTGCTGGGGGCCTACACCTTTCAACAGTCCttgccctcctgcccctgcagcTCACAGGCATGCTGCTCCCAGCCAGGCACCGCCACGAGGCCATCCAGGGGACGTGGGGGCTGGGACATCCGACGCAGGCCAGGCCGGGGCCAAGGCCAGCCGCGATGGGGACCCAGAAGGGTGGAACAGCCGGAGAAGGGCTGGCGGGGGGGGTCTGGGGCTGGCCCCAAGACTCCCCCGGTGATGCCAGCCTCACCACCAAGGCTGCCTGCCCAGGATGGGAAGACGGAAGCCGGAGGTCGGGAGACACCCCAGGACATGCCAACTGCTGCAGCAGAAAACTGGGACTCAGAATACTAG
- the LOC122493772 gene encoding sialic acid-binding Ig-like lectin 10 isoform X4 produces the protein MALSLLLALLWGGSQAQAPGFSLQVQSVVMVQEGLCVHVPCTLSYPRIGWTEDTPALGSWFVVGTDTNKGRPVATNKQDQEQGGSGGRFQLTGDPRNRSCSLLIRDAQAEDSAQYFFRVERGSYVRYNFVESPLYLEVTVLSLTPRPQDHGTHLTCRVDFSRKGVSTETTVQLNVTHVPKDLVISVSRAKASAPEPQGDSPHLEVQKGQFLQLVCASESQSPATLSWALEDRILSWSHPWTPGPLALVLTRVMPGDSGCYTCRAENGRGSQSRTLNLSVKYAPENLRVMALQANRTVLENLGNGTSLPALEGQSLRLLCVAHSNPPAQLSWALRGQTLSPSQPADPGILELPQIQTEHEGVLTCRAQNSLGSQHVSLLLSVVYKKGLLSKALGGGIFLGMGITTLLFLCLILVTKTLRKKQAQAGTLAHTGTPAHAGAPPQAGAPPKPKATRRSTILDYINVVPNPGPLARNRNRNQNRKAMPSSPSQASPPGALSQECKKNQKELHAAPHTCPGPRSSTQASESESNQENLHYAALTFSGLRPWDTRESKDTGPEYEDIKFH, from the exons ATGGCCCTGTCACTGCTGTTGGCCCTGCTGTGGGGCG GGTCTCAGGCTCAGGCCCCAGGATTCTCCCTGCAAGTGCAGAGCGTGGTGATGGTGCAGGAGggcctgtgtgtgcacgtgccctGCACCCTCTCCTACCCCCGGATAGGCTGGACGGAGGACACCCCCGCCCTCGGCTCCTGGTTCGTGGTGGGGACAGACACGAACAAGGGAAGACCGGTGGCCACAAACAAGCAGGATCAAGAGCAAGGTGGCTCCGGGGGCCGGTTCCAGCTCACTGGGGATCCCCGGAACCGCAGCTGCTCCTTGCTGATCAGAGACGCCCAGGCGGAGGACTCGGCACAGTACTTCTTTCGGGTGGAGAGAGGCAGTTACGTGCGGTATAATTTCGTGGAAAGCCCGCTCTATCTGGAAGTGACAG TGCTTTCTCTCACACCGAGACCCCAGGACCACGGCACCCACCTCACGTGCCGGGTAGACTTCTCCAGAAAGGGCGTGAGCACAGAGACAACCGTTCAACTTAACGTCACCC ATGTCCCCAAAGACCTAGTTATCAGCGTTTCCAGAGCCAAGGCATCAG CCCCGGAGCCCCAGGGAGACAGCCCACATCTGGAAGTCCAGAAAGGCCAGTTCCTGCAGCTGGTCTGTGCTTCCGAGAGCCAGTCCCCTGCCACCCTGAGCTGGGCCCTGGAGGACAGAATCCTCTCTTGGTCTCACCCCTGGACCCCCGGCCCCCTGGCTCTGGTGCTGACCCGGGTGATGCCTGGGGATTCAGGCTGCTACACCTGCCGAGCGGAGAACGGGCGTGGCTCCCAGAGCCGCACCCTGAACCTCTCCGTGAAGT ATGCCCCAGAGAACCTGAGAGTGATGGCCCTACAAGCAAACAGGACAG TCCTGGAAAACCTTGGGAATGGCACGTCCCTCCCAGCCCTGGAGGGCCAAAGCTTGCGTCTGCTCTGTGTCGCCCACAGCAACCCCCCAGCCCAGCTGAGCTGGGCCCTGCGGGGACAGACTCTGAGCCCCTCCCAGCCCGCAGACCCCGGGATCCTGGAGCTGCCTCAGATACAAACGGAGCATGAAGGAGTCCTCACCTGCCGAGCTCAGAACTCGCTGGGCTCCCAGCAcgtctccctgcttctctctgtggTCT ATAAGAAGGGACTCCTCTCAAAGGCGTTGGGTGGCGGAATATTTCTGGGAATGGGCATCACGACGCTCCTTTTCCTCTGCCTCATCCTGGTCAC GAAGACTCTGAGGAAGAAACAGGCCCAGGCAGGGACTCTGGCCCACACAGGGACTCCGGCCCACGCAGGGGCTCCGCCCCAGGCAGGGGCTCCGCCGAAGCCCAAGGCCACGCGGAGAAGCACGATTCTGGACTACATCAACGTGGTCCCCAATCCTGGTCCCCTG GCTCGCAATCGCAATCGGAACCAGAACCGGAAGGCCATGCCGAGCAGCCCTTCCCAGGCCTCTCCTCCAGGCGCTCTCTCCCAGGAATGTAAGAAAAACCAGAAGGAGCTACATGCTGCTCCCCACACTTGTCCAGGACCCAGATCATCCACGCAAGCCTCAGAATCAGAGAGTAACCAAGAGAATCTCCATTATGCTGCCCTCACCTTCTCGGGCCTCAGACCCTGGGACACCCGGGAGTCCAAGGACACAGGCCCAGAGTATGAGGACATCAAGTTTCACTGA